One genomic segment of Rhinolophus sinicus isolate RSC01 linkage group LG11, ASM3656204v1, whole genome shotgun sequence includes these proteins:
- the APOC1 gene encoding apolipoprotein C-I: MRLILSLPVLVVVLAMVSEAASQPDHSSSIPGKLKELKNALEEKVRLAIEHIKQSDFPKKTRNWFSETYSKVKEKFKTTFS; this comes from the exons ATGAGGCTCATCCTGTCGCTTCCGGTCCTGGTGGTGGTTCTGGCGATGGTTTCAGAAG CTGCAAGCCAGCCGGACCACTCCAGCAGCATCCCGGGCAAACTGAAGGAGTTGAAAAATGCCCTGGAGGAGAAGGTCCGGTTAGCCATTGAACACATCAAACAGAGCGATTTTCCTAAGAAGACCAG GAACTGGTTTTCAGAGACATACagcaaagtaaaggaaaaattcaAAACTACTTTCTCTTGA